Proteins encoded by one window of Candidatus Nitrosocosmicus hydrocola:
- a CDS encoding diphthine--ammonia ligase codes for MNFAALFSGGKDSTFAISELIENGHILNCLIVMHPTSDESMLFHYPSTRYLNKISKTLDVPLIEVQCGSSDKESESNDLHKAVEDATRSFPITGLCHGCISSYFQLQVIKKICEKLNLDVLSPLWQIDSDFYFEQLLNKGFEIMITRVAAGGLDKSWLGQTINYSNYLKLRKLSKNFGFNITFEGGEAETLVLDCPIYKKKVVVKESRVVWDGVRGIFEIAEVDLIKK; via the coding sequence ATGAATTTTGCAGCTCTATTTTCAGGAGGTAAGGACAGTACTTTTGCAATTAGTGAACTGATAGAAAATGGCCATATATTAAACTGTTTGATAGTGATGCATCCAACTAGTGACGAAAGCATGTTATTTCACTATCCTTCAACAAGATATCTAAATAAGATCTCTAAAACACTAGACGTTCCTCTTATTGAAGTACAGTGCGGTTCATCCGACAAGGAATCTGAATCAAATGACTTGCACAAAGCCGTTGAGGATGCCACCCGCTCATTTCCGATCACTGGCTTATGTCACGGTTGTATTAGCAGTTATTTTCAGCTTCAAGTAATCAAGAAAATTTGTGAGAAACTCAATTTAGATGTGTTGTCACCTCTTTGGCAGATTGATAGTGATTTTTATTTCGAACAGCTTCTCAACAAAGGCTTTGAAATCATGATTACTAGGGTTGCTGCAGGAGGTTTAGACAAGAGTTGGCTTGGACAGACCATAAACTACTCAAATTACTTAAAGTTAAGGAAATTAAGCAAGAATTTTGGATTTAACATAACATTTGAAGGTGGCGAAGCAGAAACGTTAGTATTGGATTGCCCAATTTACAAAAAGAAGGTAGTTGTCAAAGAAAGTAGAGTAGTTTGGGATGGAGTAAGGGGAATATTTGAAATAGCAGAAGTTGATCTAATAAAAAAGTAG